The following coding sequences lie in one Methylotenera versatilis 301 genomic window:
- a CDS encoding bactofilin family protein, with the protein MFFRKSNRIQNSIDTLIGADTRIEGDIHFSGGLRVDGTIRGKVSEPIASPSTLILSEHGSIEGAVSASKIVINGKVTGPVRAGQFIELQPKAHITGDVYYKSLEMHTGAVIEGRLVYLGESAQEQDVSAN; encoded by the coding sequence ATGTTTTTTAGAAAAAGCAATCGAATTCAAAATAGCATAGATACGCTTATAGGTGCGGATACGCGCATAGAAGGCGATATTCATTTTTCTGGCGGTTTGCGTGTTGATGGAACGATTCGCGGTAAGGTAAGTGAACCAATTGCAAGTCCGAGTACACTAATACTCAGCGAGCATGGCAGTATTGAAGGTGCGGTAAGCGCATCTAAAATTGTAATTAATGGCAAAGTGACAGGCCCAGTAAGAGCCGGTCAGTTTATAGAGCTGCAGCCTAAAGCGCATATTACTGGTGACGTTTACTATAAATCCTTAGAAATGCATACAGGCGCGGTGATTGAAGGCAGATTGGTGTATTTAGGTGAGAGTGCACAAGAGCAAGACGTCAGCGCGAATTAA
- the erpA gene encoding iron-sulfur cluster insertion protein ErpA codes for MNTVTDVQNLDLGEMPAPLVFTDNAAKKVKELIEEEGSPDLKLRVFVSGGGCSGFQYGFTFEEEVNDDDTQVQKDTVTLLIDPMSLQYLMGAEIDYQDSLQGSQFVIRNPQATTTCGCGSSFSV; via the coding sequence ATGAACACAGTAACTGATGTACAAAATTTAGATTTGGGTGAAATGCCAGCACCATTGGTGTTTACTGACAATGCGGCGAAAAAAGTGAAAGAGCTGATTGAAGAAGAAGGCTCTCCTGACCTTAAACTGCGCGTATTTGTGAGTGGTGGTGGCTGTTCAGGCTTCCAATACGGATTTACTTTTGAAGAAGAAGTGAATGACGATGACACACAGGTGCAAAAAGACACGGTGACCTTATTGATTGATCCAATGAGCTTGCAATACTTGATGGGTGCTGAAATTGACTATCAAGATAGCTTACAAGGTTCACAGTTTGTGATTCGTAACCCACAAGCGACGACGACTTGCGGTTGCGGCTCATCATTCTCAGTTTAA
- a CDS encoding heavy-metal-associated domain-containing protein: MKKLLFTSLILSTLLSNVAFATQTIKANVNGMVCAFCAQGIEKKMRALSQTKDVYVNLKQRVVAVELKEGQTLSNDKVKDLIKDAGYEVTSIEITEHPIAHIKAGYEAAEKEAK, translated from the coding sequence ATGAAAAAACTATTATTCACTTCACTCATTTTATCTACGCTATTAAGCAATGTCGCTTTTGCTACACAAACCATTAAAGCCAATGTAAACGGCATGGTATGTGCGTTCTGCGCGCAAGGGATTGAGAAAAAGATGCGCGCACTATCGCAAACTAAAGATGTATACGTCAATTTGAAGCAACGTGTTGTAGCAGTTGAGCTTAAAGAAGGCCAAACTTTATCAAACGACAAAGTAAAAGATTTGATTAAAGATGCGGGCTACGAAGTGACTTCTATTGAAATCACTGAACACCCTATCGCACATATTAAGGCTGGCTACGAAGCTGCGGAAAAGGAGGCAAAGTAA
- the gltA gene encoding citrate synthase, translating to MTKATKATLTFDNGATPIELPILTSTLGNDVIDIRSLGKHGVFTYDPGFLSTAACNSNITFIDGEEGLLYYRGYPIEQLAEHCNFMEVSYLLLHGELPNATQTKEFTDTISGSTMLHDQLSNIFRGFRRDAHPMAVMVGVVGSLSAFYFDAMDIRDAKHREISAHRLLAKVPTIAAWSYKYNLGQPFMYPQNHLNYAENFMHMMFATPCETYVPNPVLAKAFERILILHADHEQNASTSTVRLVGSSGANPFACISAGIASLWGPAHGGANEATLKMLEEIGDVSRIGEFIKRAKDKTDTFRLMGFGHRVYRNMDPRAKIMRTTCHEVLDELGLHDDPMFKLAMELEKIALEDEYFVSRKLYPNVDFYSGIVMRAMGIPNSMFTAIFALARTAGWIAQWSEMISDEEHKIGRPRQLYKGNLRRDLVPMDRR from the coding sequence ATGACCAAAGCAACAAAAGCCACCCTTACGTTTGATAACGGTGCAACCCCTATAGAACTGCCGATTCTGACTAGCACCCTTGGCAACGATGTCATTGATATTCGCAGCCTAGGCAAACACGGGGTATTCACTTACGACCCTGGCTTTTTGTCTACCGCCGCCTGTAACTCTAATATTACTTTTATTGATGGCGAAGAAGGTCTGCTTTACTATCGCGGCTATCCGATTGAGCAATTAGCCGAACACTGTAATTTCATGGAAGTTTCATACCTGTTGCTGCATGGTGAGTTACCAAATGCCACCCAAACAAAGGAGTTTACTGACACAATCAGTGGCAGCACTATGCTGCATGATCAGTTAAGTAATATCTTCCGCGGCTTCAGACGTGACGCTCACCCAATGGCAGTCATGGTTGGTGTTGTAGGCTCACTCTCAGCTTTCTATTTTGACGCGATGGATATTCGTGACGCGAAACACCGCGAGATTTCTGCGCATCGCTTATTAGCAAAAGTGCCAACGATTGCGGCTTGGAGCTATAAATACAACTTGGGTCAGCCATTTATGTACCCGCAAAATCATCTTAACTATGCTGAAAACTTCATGCATATGATGTTTGCCACGCCTTGCGAAACCTATGTGCCAAATCCAGTACTAGCGAAAGCTTTCGAGCGTATTTTGATTTTACATGCTGATCATGAACAAAACGCATCGACCTCAACAGTGAGGTTAGTTGGCTCTAGCGGCGCCAATCCATTCGCCTGCATTTCTGCTGGCATTGCCTCGCTATGGGGCCCTGCTCATGGGGGCGCCAACGAAGCCACACTCAAAATGTTAGAAGAAATTGGCGATGTTTCGCGCATAGGCGAATTCATTAAACGCGCAAAAGACAAAACTGACACCTTCCGCCTAATGGGCTTTGGGCATCGCGTTTATCGCAATATGGATCCACGCGCGAAAATTATGCGTACCACTTGCCATGAAGTGCTGGATGAGTTGGGACTCCACGACGATCCTATGTTTAAATTGGCTATGGAGCTTGAAAAAATTGCACTTGAAGACGAATACTTCGTTTCACGCAAACTTTATCCAAATGTAGACTTCTATAGCGGCATCGTCATGCGCGCAATGGGCATTCCTAATTCGATGTTTACCGCTATTTTTGCACTCGCCAGAACCGCAGGCTGGATTGCGCAGTGGTCTGAAATGATTTCAGATGAGGAGCATAAAATAGGCAGACCTCGTCAACTCTACAAAGGTAATTTACGTAGAGATTTAGTACCAATGGACAGACGTTAA
- a CDS encoding anhydro-N-acetylmuramic acid kinase gives MAGALFIGLMSGTSLDGVDAALVEFQSTHKPNVRQTHFLAYPPELRAQILALQHPTENELETTALMANTLARLYADAVNQLLAITTLSPNEISAIGCHGQTIRHRPELGFTLQIGNPALLAELTGITVISDFRSRDIAAGGQGAPLVPAFHQAIFSHPQLNRAVINIGGIANITYLASSSDLIGFDSGPGNMLLDAWIKQHKNLNYDANGAWASTGQLIPPLLSAMLAEPYFALMPPKSTGRDLFNDAWLAEHLAGRDYAPEDVALTLVSLTAHTIRNALLEHCRGVDEVYLCGGGAHNALLIKQLQGLLGDVKIETTDQLGIGVDWVEAIAFAWLAELCLKQQTASLPEVTGAKGARILGAIYQR, from the coding sequence ATGGCTGGCGCACTATTCATTGGGCTGATGTCTGGCACCAGCCTTGATGGAGTAGATGCTGCACTAGTCGAATTTCAAAGTACACACAAGCCCAATGTACGGCAAACACACTTCTTAGCATACCCGCCTGAACTTCGCGCACAAATTTTAGCGCTACAACACCCAACCGAAAACGAGCTAGAAACTACAGCGCTAATGGCGAATACATTAGCTAGGTTATACGCCGATGCAGTTAATCAATTGCTAGCCATCACAACATTATCCCCAAATGAAATTTCCGCAATTGGCTGTCATGGTCAAACCATACGGCACAGACCTGAGCTCGGTTTTACCTTACAAATTGGCAATCCTGCACTACTAGCGGAACTCACAGGTATTACTGTGATAAGTGACTTTAGAAGCCGAGACATTGCGGCTGGCGGCCAAGGCGCGCCTCTAGTGCCCGCTTTTCATCAAGCAATATTTTCCCACCCTCAACTCAATCGCGCGGTTATCAATATCGGTGGTATTGCCAACATCACCTACCTTGCCAGCAGCAGCGATTTAATCGGCTTTGATTCTGGTCCAGGCAATATGCTGCTTGATGCATGGATTAAACAACATAAAAACTTAAATTATGATGCCAATGGCGCATGGGCTAGCACTGGGCAACTCATTCCGCCATTATTATCAGCCATGCTCGCAGAACCCTACTTTGCCTTAATGCCACCTAAAAGTACTGGGCGTGACTTATTTAATGATGCATGGCTGGCAGAGCACTTGGCTGGTCGCGATTACGCGCCTGAAGATGTTGCGCTTACTTTAGTTTCACTCACCGCACACACTATTCGTAACGCACTTCTAGAACACTGTAGGGGTGTTGATGAAGTCTATCTATGCGGCGGCGGTGCACATAATGCCTTGCTGATAAAGCAATTACAAGGCCTATTGGGCGATGTAAAAATTGAAACTACCGATCAACTTGGCATCGGCGTGGATTGGGTAGAGGCAATCGCCTTCGCATGGTTGGCTGAACTATGCCTGAAACAACAAACAGCCAGCTTGCCAGAAGTCACTGGCGCGAAAGGCGCGCGGATCTTGGGTGCTATCTATCAACGCTGA
- a CDS encoding M23 family metallopeptidase yields the protein MDINEPSQHNVEFDSSTKQNLTPAYEQSAILAQIADKAERKLKLRWILAISCLPLFGIYAAFGIAPQTLTGTIATATVVEEIALPSAANTQTNVAEQHFWYKDHVRRDDTLNNVLSRLNVHNRDAINFIRSDAVASEITSALKPSHNMEAQTDGDGNLISLEYQLDTDQFINIEQIPSGYTASKVTHKLEIRPILKSAKIKSSLFGATDDANIPDDVAIQVAEMFESQIDFNTDLRRGDHFNVIYEGSYDEGELVKTGDVLAAEFVNNGKTYQAIGYRDATGEMQYYTPDGKSLHKSFLRSPLEFTRVSSSFSTGRFHPILQRIKAHQGVDLAAPTGTRVKASGDAVVDFVGQKGGYGNVIVLKHENGVSTVYGHLSRFADGLHRGEKVAQGEVIGFVGMTGLATGPHLHYEFMVNGEHRDPMTVALPKADPITGQNKVAFDAISRELTAQIDLLGNSNIAALE from the coding sequence GTGGATATTAACGAGCCTAGTCAACACAACGTTGAATTTGATAGTTCAACTAAACAGAATTTAACACCAGCTTATGAGCAAAGCGCTATTTTAGCGCAAATCGCCGATAAAGCTGAGCGCAAGCTTAAATTGCGCTGGATTTTAGCTATTTCTTGCTTACCTTTATTTGGTATTTACGCTGCTTTTGGTATTGCACCACAGACATTGACAGGCACTATTGCAACGGCTACCGTGGTTGAAGAGATTGCATTGCCTAGTGCGGCGAATACTCAAACAAATGTTGCTGAACAACATTTTTGGTATAAAGATCATGTACGCCGGGATGATACGTTGAACAATGTATTGTCTCGCCTAAATGTTCATAACCGTGATGCGATTAACTTTATACGTAGCGATGCCGTTGCTAGCGAGATTACTTCCGCATTAAAACCTAGCCATAATATGGAAGCGCAGACAGATGGTGATGGCAATTTAATTTCACTAGAGTATCAATTAGATACTGATCAGTTCATTAATATTGAGCAAATACCTTCTGGCTATACCGCCAGCAAAGTCACCCACAAGCTAGAAATTCGCCCGATTTTAAAATCAGCAAAAATCAAAAGTTCTTTGTTTGGTGCGACTGATGACGCCAACATCCCTGATGACGTTGCCATACAGGTTGCTGAAATGTTTGAAAGCCAAATTGACTTTAATACAGATTTACGTCGTGGCGACCACTTCAACGTGATTTACGAAGGTAGCTACGATGAAGGTGAACTGGTAAAAACAGGTGATGTGCTAGCCGCTGAATTTGTGAACAATGGCAAGACTTACCAAGCCATTGGTTATCGCGATGCGACAGGTGAAATGCAATACTACACACCCGATGGCAAAAGTCTGCATAAATCATTTTTACGCTCACCCTTAGAGTTTACACGTGTCAGTTCTAGCTTCAGCACTGGTCGTTTCCACCCAATCTTGCAACGCATTAAAGCGCACCAAGGCGTTGATTTAGCTGCGCCTACAGGCACACGTGTTAAAGCCTCTGGCGATGCGGTTGTTGATTTTGTTGGTCAAAAAGGCGGTTACGGCAATGTGATTGTTCTTAAGCATGAGAATGGCGTCAGTACGGTATACGGCCACCTATCACGCTTTGCTGATGGCTTGCATAGAGGCGAAAAAGTTGCACAGGGTGAGGTAATTGGCTTTGTAGGTATGACAGGTTTAGCTACAGGTCCGCATTTACATTATGAGTTTATGGTGAATGGTGAACATAGAGACCCTATGACAGTGGCTTTACCTAAAGCTGACCCGATTACTGGTCAGAACAAAGTGGCATTTGACGCAATTAGCCGTGAATTAACTGCGCAAATAGATTTGCTTGGAAACAGCAATATTGCCGCATTAGAATAA
- the tyrS gene encoding tyrosine--tRNA ligase has protein sequence MNIDELSTDIKQQLAVIKRGADELLIEAELIEKLKKGQPLRIKAGFDPTAPDLHLGHTVLINKLRQFQELGHQVLFLIGDFTGMIGDPTGKSTTRPPLTAEQVQENAKSYTAQVFKILKPEQTEVVFNSKWLTELGAAGMLKLAASHTVARMLERDDFTKRYKANQPIAIHEFLYPLLQGYDSVALKADVELGGTDQKFNLLMGRELQKQAGMSQQCVLTMPLLEGLDGVNKMSKSLGNYIGIAEAPEVIFAKIMSISDDLMWRYIELLSFETIETIAQWKAQVAAGENPRNIKVGFAQEIVARFHSQADAEKALADFQTRAKGGIPDDVPEISINIEGENIGIAQLLKLAGLVESTSEAYRAIEQGGVKLDSDKVTDRNLQLPKGMKIVAQVGKRKFANVTIV, from the coding sequence GTGAATATTGACGAACTAAGTACCGATATCAAGCAGCAGCTTGCAGTCATTAAGCGTGGCGCGGATGAGCTTTTAATTGAAGCTGAGCTTATCGAGAAGTTAAAAAAAGGCCAGCCACTAAGAATTAAAGCAGGTTTTGACCCAACTGCACCTGATCTGCATTTAGGTCATACCGTACTGATTAATAAGCTACGTCAATTTCAAGAGCTTGGTCATCAAGTCTTGTTCTTAATTGGCGACTTTACTGGCATGATAGGCGATCCCACTGGTAAAAGTACTACGCGCCCGCCGCTCACTGCAGAACAAGTGCAGGAGAATGCCAAGTCATACACAGCTCAGGTATTTAAAATCTTGAAGCCAGAACAAACTGAAGTGGTTTTTAACTCTAAATGGCTTACTGAGTTAGGTGCAGCCGGTATGTTGAAACTTGCGGCCAGTCACACCGTGGCGCGTATGTTGGAGCGTGATGATTTTACTAAAAGATATAAAGCTAATCAGCCAATCGCGATTCATGAATTTTTATACCCTTTACTACAAGGGTATGACTCAGTCGCATTAAAAGCCGATGTTGAGTTGGGCGGAACAGACCAAAAATTCAATCTCTTAATGGGGCGTGAGCTACAAAAGCAAGCAGGCATGTCGCAACAATGCGTGCTCACCATGCCGCTGTTGGAGGGTTTGGATGGCGTGAATAAAATGTCCAAGTCACTCGGTAACTATATAGGTATTGCCGAAGCGCCTGAAGTCATCTTTGCAAAAATCATGTCTATATCAGATGACTTGATGTGGCGATATATAGAGTTGCTTTCGTTTGAGACAATAGAAACGATCGCGCAATGGAAGGCTCAAGTGGCTGCAGGTGAAAATCCACGCAATATTAAAGTAGGTTTCGCGCAAGAAATCGTCGCGCGCTTCCATAGCCAAGCTGATGCAGAAAAAGCCCTAGCTGATTTTCAAACGCGCGCAAAAGGTGGCATTCCTGATGATGTCCCGGAAATTAGCATTAACATAGAAGGTGAAAATATCGGCATTGCGCAACTACTCAAACTTGCAGGCTTAGTAGAAAGCACTTCGGAAGCCTATCGTGCCATCGAGCAAGGTGGAGTGAAATTGGATAGTGATAAAGTGACAGATAGAAACTTACAATTGCCAAAAGGCATGAAAATAGTAGCGCAAGTTGGTAAGCGCAAATTTGCAAATGTAACAATTGTGTAA